A single region of the Streptomyces sp. NBC_01381 genome encodes:
- a CDS encoding IucA/IucC family siderophore biosynthesis protein, translating into MPNPSLPPTPLPPTAVPPASREPSALYDPPELTPDRWMRGGRRLLAKMIGEFAYEEIIEPVPAVPGPIPADRDPDPGPGPGDADSYSLRLDGPQAEDDGHARPPALAPRLTFRARRGSYGSWHVDPDSLTLTEGDGPPRPFGDPLRFLVETRRTLGIDGATLGHLIRELTVTLAADARLDRTALTAAQLAELGYAELEGHQTGHPWLVLNKGRIGFSASDAARWAPEARHAGPLPWIAVHTDLAAYRGVAGLDTAERLYDRELTAATRESFANILRARGLDPQKYLYLPVHPWQWNDVVLPLFAPSVAAGAIVPLPTDGDVRLPQQSIRTFLNTSRPDRHTVKLPLSVLNTLVWRGLPTERTLAAPAVTAWMHSLRDADPFLRDECRVILLGEVASVTVEHPLYDGLPEVPYQYKELLGAIWREPITRHLAPGERARTLASLLHTDPHGRAFVAELVARSGLPPDIWLRRLFAALLPPLLHFLYRYGTVFSPHGENAIVVFDDKDVPVRLAVKDFVDDVNVSATPLPEHASMPDDVRDVLLTEPPGFLTQFIHSGLFVGVFRYLAPLCQEQLGISESAFWSAVRAEILRHQARAPELKERYEMFDLLTPRIERLCLNRNRLHLDGYRDRPQRPHAAVHGTVPNPLRQP; encoded by the coding sequence GTGCCGAATCCGTCCCTCCCGCCGACGCCCCTTCCTCCGACGGCCGTCCCTCCGGCGTCCCGCGAGCCCTCCGCCCTCTACGACCCACCCGAACTGACCCCGGACCGGTGGATGCGGGGCGGCCGCCGCCTGCTCGCCAAAATGATCGGCGAGTTCGCGTATGAGGAGATCATCGAGCCCGTCCCCGCCGTCCCTGGCCCCATCCCCGCCGACCGCGACCCCGATCCCGGCCCTGGCCCCGGCGACGCGGACAGCTACAGCCTCCGCCTGGACGGGCCGCAGGCCGAGGACGATGGCCACGCCCGACCACCGGCCCTGGCCCCCCGTCTCACCTTCCGTGCCCGCCGCGGCTCGTACGGCAGTTGGCACGTCGATCCCGACAGCCTGACCCTGACCGAAGGCGACGGACCGCCGCGTCCCTTCGGCGACCCTCTCCGCTTCCTCGTGGAGACCCGCCGGACCCTCGGAATCGACGGCGCGACCCTCGGCCACCTCATCCGCGAGCTGACCGTCACGCTCGCCGCCGACGCCCGGCTCGACCGGACGGCGCTCACCGCGGCCCAGCTCGCCGAACTCGGCTACGCGGAACTCGAAGGGCATCAGACCGGCCACCCCTGGCTCGTCCTCAACAAGGGCCGTATCGGCTTCTCCGCGAGTGACGCAGCCCGCTGGGCGCCCGAGGCCCGCCACGCCGGGCCGCTTCCCTGGATCGCGGTCCACACCGATCTCGCCGCGTACCGAGGCGTCGCCGGCCTGGACACGGCGGAGCGGCTCTACGACCGTGAACTCACAGCGGCCACAAGGGAGTCCTTCGCCAACATACTCAGGGCGCGCGGCCTCGACCCGCAGAAGTACCTCTACCTGCCGGTGCATCCATGGCAGTGGAACGACGTCGTGCTGCCGCTCTTCGCCCCTTCGGTCGCCGCGGGCGCGATCGTGCCTCTCCCCACCGACGGCGACGTGCGGCTGCCCCAGCAGTCCATTCGTACGTTCCTGAACACGTCCCGCCCCGACCGCCACACCGTCAAGCTCCCGCTGTCGGTGCTCAACACCCTGGTGTGGCGGGGCCTGCCCACGGAGCGCACCCTCGCCGCCCCCGCGGTCACCGCCTGGATGCACTCCCTGCGCGACGCCGACCCCTTCCTGAGGGACGAATGCCGGGTCATCCTGCTCGGCGAGGTCGCGTCCGTGACCGTGGAACACCCGCTGTACGACGGACTTCCCGAAGTCCCGTACCAGTACAAGGAACTCCTGGGCGCCATCTGGCGCGAACCGATCACCCGCCACCTCGCTCCCGGTGAGCGCGCACGAACACTCGCCTCGCTGCTGCACACCGACCCGCACGGCAGAGCCTTCGTCGCGGAGCTGGTCGCCCGGTCGGGGCTGCCCCCCGATATCTGGCTCCGGCGCCTCTTCGCCGCCCTGCTGCCGCCGCTCCTGCACTTCCTCTACCGGTACGGCACCGTGTTCTCCCCTCACGGGGAGAACGCCATCGTCGTCTTCGACGACAAGGACGTACCGGTCCGGCTCGCGGTGAAGGACTTCGTCGACGACGTCAACGTCAGTGCCACGCCCCTGCCGGAGCACGCGTCGATGCCGGACGACGTCCGCGACGTCCTGCTCACCGAGCCCCCCGGCTTCCTCACCCAGTTCATCCACTCCGGCCTCTTCGTGGGCGTCTTCCGCTACCTCGCCCCGCTGTGCCAGGAACAGCTGGGGATCTCGGAGTCCGCCTTCTGGTCCGCGGTCCGGGCGGAGATCCTGCGCCACCAGGCACGCGCGCCGGAGCTCAAGGAGCGCTACGAGATGTTCGACCTGCTCACCCCACGCATCGAGCGGCTGTGCCTCAACCGGAACCGGCTGCACCTCGACGGGTACCGGGACCGCCCGCAGCGCCCGCACGCCGCCGTGCACGGCACCGTGCCCAACCCTCTCCGTCAGCCGTGA
- a CDS encoding ATP-dependent DNA helicase, with translation MTKPSLPELLHAAVTAVGGTERPGQVTMAETVAEAIDDGSHLLVQAGTGTGKSLGYLVPALAHGERVVVATATLALQRQLVERDLPRTVDALHPLLRRRPQFAMLKGRSNYLCLHRLHEGVPQEEEDGLFDQFEAAAPTSKLGQDLLRMRDWADETETGDRDDLTPGVSDRAWSQVSVSSRECLGATKCAYGAECFAEAARERAKLSEVVVTNHALLAIDAIEGAPVLPQHEVLIVDEAHELVSRVTGVATGELTPGQVNRAVRRSAKLVNEKAADQLQTASEGFERLMELALPGRLEEIPEDLGYALMALRDAARTVISALGSTRDKSVQDEDAVRKQALAAVESIHDVAERITNGSEYDVVWYERHERFGASLRVAPMSVSGLLREKLFSDRSVVLTSATLKLGGDFNGVGASLGLAPEGTQSEDAPAWKGLDVGSPFDYRKQGILYVAQHLARPGREGTRSDMIDELAELIEAAGGRTLGLFSSMRAAQNAAEELRGRLDMPILLQGEETLGELIKNFAADTKTCLFGTLSLWQGVDVPGASCQLVVMDKIPFPRPDDPLMSARQKAVDDGGGNGFMAVAATHAALLMAQGAGRLVRASGDRGVVAVLDPRLATARYGSYLRASLPDFWYTTDRNQARRSLAAIDAAAKAKADAPGDSDASGDSEDSDEA, from the coding sequence ATGACGAAGCCCTCCCTCCCCGAGCTCCTGCACGCCGCCGTCACCGCTGTCGGCGGCACGGAGCGGCCTGGCCAGGTCACCATGGCCGAGACCGTCGCCGAGGCGATCGACGACGGTTCCCACCTGCTGGTCCAGGCCGGCACCGGCACGGGCAAGTCCCTCGGCTATCTGGTGCCCGCGCTCGCGCACGGGGAGCGGGTGGTGGTCGCGACGGCCACCCTGGCGCTGCAGCGCCAGCTCGTGGAGCGTGATCTGCCGCGGACGGTGGACGCGCTGCATCCGCTGCTGCGACGTCGGCCCCAGTTCGCCATGCTGAAGGGCCGTTCCAACTACCTGTGCCTGCACCGCCTCCATGAAGGCGTGCCGCAGGAGGAGGAAGACGGTCTCTTCGACCAGTTCGAGGCCGCGGCCCCCACCAGCAAGCTGGGCCAGGATCTCCTGCGGATGCGCGACTGGGCGGACGAGACCGAGACCGGCGACCGGGACGACCTCACTCCCGGTGTCTCCGACCGCGCCTGGTCCCAGGTCTCCGTCTCCTCCAGGGAGTGCCTCGGAGCGACGAAGTGTGCCTACGGAGCGGAGTGCTTCGCCGAGGCGGCGCGCGAGCGGGCCAAGCTCTCCGAGGTCGTCGTCACCAACCACGCCCTGCTGGCGATCGACGCCATCGAGGGCGCCCCCGTCCTCCCCCAGCACGAAGTGCTGATCGTGGACGAGGCGCATGAGCTCGTCTCGCGCGTCACCGGCGTGGCCACCGGCGAGCTCACTCCGGGCCAGGTCAACCGGGCGGTGCGCCGCTCGGCCAAGCTGGTCAACGAGAAGGCCGCCGACCAGCTCCAGACCGCCTCCGAAGGCTTCGAGCGGCTGATGGAGCTGGCCCTGCCCGGCCGCCTCGAGGAGATCCCCGAAGACCTCGGGTACGCACTGATGGCCCTGCGGGACGCTGCCCGCACGGTCATCTCGGCGCTCGGCTCCACCCGGGACAAGTCCGTCCAGGACGAGGACGCCGTACGCAAGCAGGCCCTCGCCGCCGTCGAGTCGATCCACGACGTGGCGGAGCGCATCACGAACGGTTCCGAGTACGACGTCGTCTGGTACGAGCGGCATGAGCGCTTCGGTGCCTCGCTCCGGGTGGCACCCATGTCCGTATCGGGCCTCCTGAGGGAGAAGCTCTTCAGCGACCGTTCCGTGGTGCTCACCTCCGCCACCCTCAAGCTCGGCGGTGACTTCAACGGAGTGGGGGCGTCGCTGGGCCTGGCCCCCGAGGGCACTCAGTCCGAGGACGCGCCGGCCTGGAAGGGCCTCGACGTCGGCTCGCCCTTCGACTATCGCAAGCAGGGGATCCTGTACGTCGCCCAGCACCTGGCCCGTCCGGGCCGTGAGGGCACGCGCAGCGACATGATCGATGAGCTGGCCGAGCTGATCGAGGCGGCGGGCGGTCGCACGCTCGGCCTGTTCTCCTCCATGCGTGCGGCACAGAACGCCGCCGAGGAGCTGCGGGGCCGGCTCGACATGCCCATCCTGCTGCAGGGCGAGGAGACGCTGGGCGAGCTGATCAAGAACTTCGCCGCGGACACGAAAACGTGTCTCTTCGGCACGCTGTCGCTGTGGCAGGGCGTCGATGTGCCGGGTGCCAGCTGCCAGCTGGTGGTCATGGACAAGATTCCGTTCCCGCGTCCCGACGACCCGCTGATGAGCGCCCGCCAGAAGGCGGTGGACGACGGCGGCGGCAATGGCTTCATGGCGGTCGCCGCGACGCACGCGGCACTGCTCATGGCACAGGGCGCGGGGCGGCTGGTGCGTGCCTCCGGGGACCGTGGCGTGGTCGCCGTCCTGGACCCCCGTCTGGCCACCGCGCGCTACGGCAGCTATCTGCGGGCCTCGCTGCCCGACTTCTGGTACACGACTGACCGCAATCAGGCCCGCCGCTCGCTCGCCGCGATCGACGCGGCGGCCAAGGCGAAGGCTGACGCCCCCGGAGACTCTGACGCTTCCGGAGACTCCGAAGACTCTGACGAGGCGTAG
- the lexA gene encoding transcriptional repressor LexA, with protein MTTTADSATITAQDRSQSRLEPVHAMNDAATNQEGPKPTRSLPGRPPGIRADSSGLTDRQRRVIEVIRDSVQRRGYPPSMREIGQAVGLSSTSSVAHQLMALERKGFLRRDPHRPRAYEVRGSDQPSSQPTDTAGKPAASYVPLVGRIAAGGPILAEESVEDVFPLPRQLVGDGELFVLKVVGDSMIEAAICDGDWVTVRRQPVAENGDIVAAMLDGEATVKRFKREDGHVWLLPHNSAYQPIPGDEATILGKVVAVLRRV; from the coding sequence GTGACCACCACCGCAGACAGTGCCACCATCACTGCCCAGGACCGCTCACAGAGCCGACTCGAGCCGGTGCATGCCATGAATGACGCAGCCACGAACCAGGAGGGGCCCAAGCCCACACGCTCCCTGCCGGGCCGACCTCCAGGAATCCGCGCCGACAGCTCGGGACTCACCGACCGGCAGCGCCGTGTCATCGAGGTCATCAGGGACTCCGTGCAACGGCGTGGCTACCCCCCGTCGATGCGGGAGATCGGGCAGGCAGTCGGCCTCTCCAGCACCTCGTCGGTCGCCCATCAGCTGATGGCGCTGGAGCGCAAGGGCTTCCTGCGCCGCGATCCGCACCGTCCGCGCGCGTACGAGGTGCGGGGCTCGGACCAGCCGAGCAGCCAGCCCACCGACACGGCCGGCAAGCCCGCCGCGTCGTACGTCCCGCTCGTCGGCCGCATCGCGGCAGGCGGCCCGATCCTCGCCGAGGAGTCGGTCGAGGACGTCTTCCCGCTCCCCCGCCAGCTCGTCGGCGACGGCGAGCTCTTCGTCCTCAAGGTCGTCGGTGACTCGATGATCGAGGCCGCTATCTGTGACGGCGACTGGGTCACGGTCCGCCGCCAGCCGGTCGCGGAGAACGGCGACATCGTCGCCGCCATGCTCGACGGCGAGGCGACGGTCAAGCGCTTCAAGCGCGAGGACGGGCACGTGTGGCTGCTGCCTCACAACTCCGCGTACCAGCCGATCCCCGGTGACGAGGCCACGATCCTCGGCAAGGTGGTGGCGGTGCTGCGACGGGTGTGA
- the nrdR gene encoding transcriptional regulator NrdR: protein MHCPFCRHPDSRVVDSRTTDDGTSIRRRRQCPDCSRRFTTVETCSLMVVKRSGVTEPFSRTKVINGVRKACQGRPVTEDALAQLGQRVEEAVRATGSAELTTHDVGLAILGPLQELDLVAYLRFASVYRAFDSLEDFEAAIGELRDQRLDVEPQDAGGERGVNCGPGGTVEVPVPATAAD from the coding sequence ATGCACTGCCCCTTCTGCAGGCACCCCGACAGCCGCGTAGTCGACAGCCGCACCACGGACGACGGCACGTCGATCCGCAGGCGCCGTCAGTGTCCCGACTGCTCCCGTCGTTTCACGACCGTGGAGACGTGTTCGCTGATGGTGGTCAAGCGCTCCGGCGTGACCGAGCCCTTCAGCCGTACCAAGGTCATCAACGGCGTACGCAAGGCGTGCCAGGGGCGGCCGGTGACCGAGGACGCCCTCGCGCAGCTCGGCCAGCGGGTCGAAGAGGCGGTGCGCGCCACCGGCAGCGCCGAACTGACCACCCATGACGTGGGTCTGGCCATACTCGGTCCGCTGCAGGAGCTGGACCTCGTGGCCTACCTGCGATTTGCCTCCGTGTACCGAGCTTTCGATTCACTTGAGGACTTCGAGGCTGCCATCGGGGAGCTGAGGGACCAGCGGCTCGACGTTGAGCCGCAGGACGCCGGCGGGGAGCGTGGCGTGAACTGCGGGCCCGGAGGGACTGTCGAAGTCCCCGTGCCCGCCACCGCCGCGGACTGA
- a CDS encoding vitamin B12-dependent ribonucleotide reductase translates to MTETTSGPARGSRAKGSKASKGLRIERIHTTPGVHPYDEVVWERRDVVMTNWRDGSVNFEQRGVEFPDFWSVNAVNIVTSKYFRGAVGTPQRETGLKQLIDRIVKTYRKAGEDYNYFASPADAEIFEHELAYALLHQIFSFNSPVWFNVGTPQPQQVSACFILAVDDSMESILDWYKEEGMIFKGGSGAGLNLSRIRSSKELLSSGGNASGPVSFMRGADASAGTIKSGGATRRAAKMVILDVDHPDIEGFIETKVKEEEKIRALRDAGFDMDLGGDDITSVQYQNANNSVRVNDTFMKAVEEGGKFGLTSRMTGDVIEEVDAKSLFRKMAEAAWACADPGIQYDDTINAWHTCPESGRINGSNPCSEYMHLDNTSCNLASLNLMKFLKDDGKGTQSFDAERFAKVVELVITAMDISICFADFPTQKIGENTRAFRQLGIGYANLGALLMATGHAYDSEGGRALAGAITSLMTGRSYKRSAELAAVVGPYDGYAKNATPHKRVMKQHADANAAAVRMDDLDTPIWAAATEAWQDVVRLGEKNGFRNSQASVIAPTGTIGLAMSCDTTGLEPDLALVKFKKLVGGGSMQIVNGTVPQALRRLGYQEEQIEAIVAHIADHGNVIDAPGLKTEHYEVFDCAMGERSISAMGHVRMMAAIQPWISGALSKTVNLPETATVEDVEEVYYEAWKLGVKALAIYRDNCKVGQPLSAKKKDDEKAEITEKTEDTIRAAVEKVVEYRPVRKRLPKGRPGITTSFTVGGAEGYMTANSYPDDGLGEVFLKMSKQGSTLAGMMDAFSIAVSVGLQYGVPLETYVSKFTNMRFEPAGMTDDPDVRMAQSIVDYIFRRLALDFLPFETRSALGIHSAEERQRHLETGSYEPSLDESEVDVEGLAQSAPRQTESLKAVAAPKAEAEKPAPQQAHTSAELVEMQLGIQADAPLCFSCGTKMQRAGSCYICEGCGSTSGCS, encoded by the coding sequence ATGACCGAGACGACGAGCGGCCCGGCACGAGGTTCCCGAGCCAAGGGATCCAAGGCCAGCAAGGGTCTGCGTATCGAGCGCATCCATACGACGCCCGGCGTGCATCCGTACGACGAGGTGGTCTGGGAGCGCCGAGACGTCGTCATGACCAACTGGCGCGACGGCTCGGTCAATTTCGAGCAGCGTGGCGTCGAGTTCCCCGACTTCTGGTCGGTGAACGCGGTCAACATCGTCACCAGCAAGTACTTCCGCGGGGCCGTTGGCACCCCGCAGCGCGAGACCGGCCTCAAGCAGCTGATCGACCGCATCGTGAAGACGTACCGCAAGGCCGGCGAGGACTACAACTACTTCGCCTCGCCCGCGGATGCCGAGATCTTCGAGCACGAGCTGGCGTACGCGCTCCTGCACCAGATCTTCAGCTTCAACTCGCCGGTCTGGTTCAACGTCGGTACGCCCCAGCCGCAGCAGGTCTCCGCCTGCTTCATCCTGGCCGTCGACGACTCCATGGAGTCGATTCTCGACTGGTACAAGGAAGAGGGCATGATCTTCAAGGGCGGCTCCGGCGCCGGCCTGAACCTCTCCCGCATCCGCTCCTCCAAGGAGCTCCTGTCCTCGGGCGGCAACGCCTCGGGTCCGGTCTCCTTCATGCGCGGTGCCGACGCATCCGCAGGAACGATCAAGTCGGGCGGCGCCACGCGTCGCGCGGCCAAGATGGTCATCCTCGACGTCGACCACCCCGACATCGAGGGCTTCATCGAGACCAAGGTGAAGGAAGAGGAGAAGATCCGCGCCCTGCGTGACGCGGGCTTCGACATGGACCTGGGCGGCGACGACATCACGTCCGTCCAGTACCAGAACGCCAACAACTCGGTCCGTGTGAACGACACGTTCATGAAGGCGGTCGAGGAGGGCGGGAAGTTCGGCTTGACGTCCCGCATGACGGGCGACGTCATCGAGGAGGTCGACGCCAAGTCGCTCTTCCGCAAGATGGCCGAGGCCGCCTGGGCCTGTGCCGACCCCGGCATCCAGTACGACGACACCATCAACGCCTGGCACACCTGCCCGGAGTCCGGCCGGATCAACGGCTCGAACCCGTGCAGCGAGTACATGCACCTGGACAACACGTCCTGCAACCTCGCCTCGCTGAACCTGATGAAGTTCCTGAAGGACGACGGCAAGGGCACCCAGTCCTTCGACGCCGAGCGCTTCGCCAAGGTCGTCGAGCTGGTCATCACCGCGATGGACATCTCGATCTGCTTCGCGGACTTCCCGACGCAGAAGATCGGCGAGAACACCCGCGCCTTCCGCCAGCTGGGCATCGGCTACGCCAACCTCGGCGCCCTGCTGATGGCCACCGGTCATGCGTACGACTCCGAGGGCGGCCGCGCCCTCGCCGGCGCCATCACCTCGCTGATGACGGGCAGGTCGTACAAGCGCTCCGCCGAGCTCGCCGCGGTCGTGGGCCCGTACGACGGCTACGCCAAGAACGCCACGCCGCACAAGCGCGTCATGAAGCAGCACGCCGACGCCAACGCCGCGGCCGTCCGCATGGACGACCTGGACACCCCGATCTGGGCCGCCGCCACGGAGGCCTGGCAGGACGTCGTCCGCCTCGGTGAGAAGAACGGTTTCCGTAACTCCCAGGCCTCGGTCATCGCCCCGACCGGCACCATCGGTCTCGCGATGTCCTGCGACACCACCGGCCTTGAGCCCGACCTCGCCCTGGTCAAGTTCAAGAAGCTCGTCGGCGGCGGCTCGATGCAGATCGTCAACGGCACCGTGCCGCAGGCCCTGCGTCGCCTGGGCTACCAGGAGGAGCAGATCGAGGCGATCGTCGCCCACATCGCCGACCACGGCAATGTGATCGACGCTCCCGGCCTGAAGACCGAGCACTACGAGGTCTTCGACTGCGCCATGGGCGAGCGTTCCATCTCCGCGATGGGTCACGTCCGGATGATGGCGGCCATCCAGCCGTGGATCTCCGGTGCGCTCTCCAAGACGGTCAACCTCCCGGAGACGGCCACCGTCGAGGACGTCGAAGAGGTCTACTACGAGGCCTGGAAGCTGGGCGTCAAGGCGCTCGCGATCTACCGCGACAACTGCAAGGTCGGCCAGCCGCTCTCCGCCAAGAAGAAGGACGACGAGAAGGCGGAGATCACCGAGAAGACCGAGGACACGATCCGTGCCGCGGTCGAGAAGGTGGTCGAGTACCGCCCCGTCCGCAAGCGCCTTCCCAAGGGCCGCCCGGGGATCACCACCTCCTTCACCGTGGGTGGCGCCGAGGGCTACATGACCGCCAACTCCTACCCGGATGACGGTCTGGGCGAGGTCTTCCTGAAGATGTCCAAGCAGGGCTCGACCCTCGCGGGCATGATGGACGCCTTCTCGATCGCGGTCTCGGTCGGTCTGCAGTACGGCGTCCCGCTGGAGACGTACGTCTCGAAGTTCACGAACATGCGCTTCGAGCCGGCCGGCATGACGGACGACCCGGACGTGCGGATGGCGCAGTCGATCGTCGACTACATCTTCCGCCGCCTGGCGCTGGACTTCCTGCCCTTCGAGACCCGGTCCGCGCTCGGCATCCACTCGGCCGAGGAGCGTCAGCGTCACCTGGAGACCGGTTCGTACGAGCCGTCTCTCGACGAGTCCGAGGTCGACGTCGAGGGCCTGGCCCAGTCCGCGCCGCGGCAGACCGAGTCGCTGAAGGCGGTCGCCGCGCCGAAGGCCGAGGCCGAGAAGCCCGCTCCGCAGCAGGCGCACACCAGCGCCGAGCTCGTGGAGATGCAGCTGGGCATCCAGGCGGACGCACCGCTGTGCTTCTCGTGCGGGACGAAGATGCAGCGCGCGGGATCCTGCTACATCTGCGAGGGCTGCGGCTCGACCAGCGGTTGCAGCTGA
- a CDS encoding TerD family protein yields the protein MSSVSKGIQKVEVGLKWDPSPVGAPAHDLDIIAATYSADAPYGRPVYLVHFGSRSPDGTITLNRDSRTGQGFGFDEVMTLELDRLAPTYARVVVGVAIQQDKDQKVFGDIKNTAVRIREGHTDLAQSDLTAVSGCTASTIAEFTRDESGAWSFREIIRGYDADPTSFAALMGSES from the coding sequence GTGAGCAGTGTCAGCAAGGGGATCCAGAAGGTCGAGGTAGGGCTCAAGTGGGATCCGAGCCCGGTCGGCGCGCCGGCACACGATCTCGACATCATCGCCGCCACCTACTCCGCGGACGCTCCGTACGGCCGTCCCGTGTACCTGGTGCACTTCGGCAGCCGCTCCCCCGACGGGACGATCACGCTCAACAGGGACAGCAGGACGGGCCAGGGCTTCGGTTTCGACGAGGTGATGACCCTGGAGCTGGACCGGCTGGCTCCCACGTACGCGCGCGTGGTGGTGGGCGTGGCCATACAGCAGGACAAGGACCAGAAGGTGTTCGGCGACATCAAGAACACCGCGGTGCGCATCCGCGAGGGACACACGGACCTCGCGCAGAGCGACCTCACCGCCGTCTCCGGGTGCACGGCCTCGACGATCGCCGAGTTCACCAGGGACGAGTCGGGCGCCTGGTCGTTCCGCGAGATCATCCGGGGGTACGACGCCGACCCGACGTCGTTCGCCGCGCTGATGGGCAGCGAGTCCTGA
- a CDS encoding arylamine N-acetyltransferase produces the protein MTWNWEELDITAYLARIGYEGEAKPDLETLRSLHRAHVAAIPFENLEVMLGRPVPLDLPALQDKLVRQRRGGYCYEQNLLFAAALERIGFTVTGLGARTRAGASSRRAVTHMLLKVEADGQEWHCDVGFGAEGLLEPIPLEVGVDVRQGAWRFGTVQEAGGARVLRTEHPDGWFDLYEYTLEERITADYVLMNHYTSTHPRSSFIRRPVLQKAAPDARRKLVGDRLTVTRPDGTTHERDVSVDELSDVLDREFGIELSDDDSAELIRVHYAGA, from the coding sequence ATGACATGGAACTGGGAAGAACTAGATATAACCGCCTACTTGGCCAGAATCGGCTACGAGGGCGAGGCGAAGCCCGACCTCGAAACGCTGCGTTCCCTGCATCGGGCGCACGTGGCGGCGATCCCCTTCGAGAACCTGGAGGTGATGCTCGGCCGGCCCGTTCCGCTGGATCTCCCGGCCCTGCAGGACAAGTTGGTGCGGCAGCGCCGGGGAGGCTACTGCTACGAGCAGAACCTGCTTTTCGCGGCTGCCCTTGAGCGCATCGGCTTCACTGTCACGGGACTTGGCGCCCGGACCAGGGCGGGTGCCTCCTCCCGTCGGGCGGTCACGCACATGCTCCTGAAGGTCGAGGCGGACGGCCAGGAGTGGCACTGTGACGTCGGGTTCGGCGCCGAGGGGCTGCTCGAACCCATCCCTCTCGAGGTCGGCGTGGACGTACGACAAGGAGCGTGGCGGTTCGGGACCGTCCAAGAGGCGGGCGGGGCAAGGGTGTTGCGGACCGAGCACCCGGACGGCTGGTTCGACCTTTATGAATACACGCTGGAAGAGCGCATTACCGCCGACTACGTACTCATGAACCACTACACATCGACCCACCCCCGGTCGTCGTTCATCCGGCGCCCTGTGCTCCAGAAGGCCGCCCCCGACGCGCGCCGCAAGCTGGTGGGCGATCGACTCACCGTGACGCGACCCGACGGCACGACGCACGAACGTGACGTGTCCGTCGACGAGTTGAGCGACGTACTCGATCGCGAGTTCGGCATTGAACTGTCCGACGACGATTCCGCCGAGCTGATCCGGGTGCACTACGCCGGAGCGTGA
- a CDS encoding YdbC family protein: MLVKWIRCTVVDRRGFERGQRKWAGLLGEPGFRGQGGGWSRGRPGVAHIFAFWESRAFYDSFMARSHDRLATAQAGTFKDIQVKLFDHRFDVKTGFEPRFTDADVVRVAHCRVREARVEHFALMQEKVWNPAMAGSPGMLRGLFGEAPGHEFLILSMWQSAAEHGKYRRERVERLSLRAQTDADVAALAGDIVELEPSWTV, encoded by the coding sequence GTGCTGGTCAAGTGGATTCGCTGCACCGTGGTGGACCGACGGGGGTTCGAGCGGGGACAGCGAAAGTGGGCGGGGCTTCTGGGGGAGCCGGGGTTCCGGGGACAGGGCGGGGGGTGGAGCCGGGGACGGCCGGGCGTGGCCCACATCTTCGCCTTCTGGGAGAGCCGGGCCTTCTACGACTCCTTCATGGCGCGCTCCCACGACCGGCTCGCCACCGCGCAGGCGGGCACCTTCAAGGACATCCAGGTCAAGCTCTTCGATCACCGCTTCGACGTGAAGACGGGGTTCGAGCCGCGCTTCACGGACGCGGACGTGGTGCGGGTGGCGCACTGCAGGGTCCGTGAGGCGCGCGTGGAGCACTTCGCGCTGATGCAGGAGAAGGTCTGGAACCCGGCGATGGCGGGCTCGCCCGGGATGCTGCGCGGGCTCTTCGGAGAGGCGCCCGGACATGAGTTCCTCATCCTCTCCATGTGGCAGTCGGCCGCCGAGCACGGCAAGTACCGCAGGGAACGGGTGGAGCGCCTCTCCCTGCGCGCGCAGACGGACGCCGATGTCGCGGCGCTCGCGGGTGACATCGTGGAGCTTGAACCGTCGTGGACGGTGTGA
- a CDS encoding histidine phosphatase family protein, whose translation MARPRRIFLVRHGESAGNADDTVYEREPDHALALTEKGWHQAAETGEQLREAVGRERVSVYVSPYRRTHDTFRALRLDPELVRVREEPRLREQDWGNWQDRDDVRLQKAYRDAYGHFFYRFAQGESGADVYDRVGAFLESLYRSFEAPDHPPNVLLVTHGLTMRLFCMRWFHWSVAEFESLSNPGNGEMRTLLLGEDGKYTLNQPFERWREPEPYGVTG comes from the coding sequence ATGGCACGCCCGCGGCGCATCTTCCTTGTCCGGCACGGCGAGTCGGCGGGAAATGCCGACGACACCGTGTACGAGCGTGAGCCCGACCACGCCCTCGCGCTCACCGAGAAGGGGTGGCACCAGGCGGCCGAGACCGGCGAACAGCTGCGCGAAGCGGTCGGTCGCGAGCGGGTGAGTGTGTACGTCTCGCCGTACCGCCGCACCCATGACACCTTCCGGGCGCTGCGCCTGGACCCCGAACTTGTGCGCGTGCGCGAGGAGCCGAGGCTGCGGGAGCAGGACTGGGGGAACTGGCAGGACCGGGACGACGTCCGGCTCCAGAAGGCGTACCGCGATGCGTACGGCCACTTCTTCTACCGCTTCGCGCAGGGTGAGTCGGGGGCGGATGTGTACGACCGGGTGGGCGCGTTCCTGGAGAGCCTCTACCGGAGCTTCGAGGCCCCGGACCACCCGCCGAACGTCCTGCTCGTCACGCACGGCCTGACCATGCGTCTGTTCTGCATGCGCTGGTTCCACTGGTCGGTGGCGGAATTCGAGTCACTGTCCAACCCCGGGAACGGCGAGATGCGGACGCTGCTGCTCGGGGAGGACGGCAAGTACACCCTGAACCAGCCATTCGAACGCTGGCGCGAGCCTGAGCCCTACGGCGTCACCGGTTAG